In Cottoperca gobio chromosome 1, fCotGob3.1, whole genome shotgun sequence, a genomic segment contains:
- the LOC115011217 gene encoding prostaglandin E2 receptor EP1 subtype-like: protein MLALNHYNCSASPLLPRFSNDSAGKVEARVAVEVLSQQGNLTSPLQPTTSGVIVVILSMTLGIISNIVALFILANAYSLQRRRTKATFLLFATSLVVTDFIGHVIPGALVLRLYLSGGVHPENFNSSDRMCQFLGGSMVFFGLCPLFMGSAMAAERCLGVTKPLLHSSLVTKTRTKICLSAIWLAALCVAMLPCFQLGSYAYQDPGTWCFIKVLSDTQEVDVAFVALFSSLGLTSLAVALVCNTISGLTLVLARLRRKPGSHHSAKSHDIEMVVQLVGIMVTSCICWSPLLIFGLMSVIRSYTGTIAEDLSSYKTLMVMGVRLATWNQILDPWVYILLRRTVLRKIYLIAKCQAGLRGNIMVRWEPTSFPSTEKNQVKQV from the exons ATGTTAGCTTTGAACCACTACAACTGCTCAGCCTCCCCGCTCCTCCCTCGTTTCTCCAATGACAGTGCAGGGAAGGTGGAGGCCAGGGTGGCTGTTGAAGTGCTGTCGCAGCAGGGAAACCTCACCAGCCCACTGCAGCCCACCACCAGTGGCGTCATTGTCGTCATATTGTCCATGACACTGGGCATCATCTCCAACATTGTGGCCCTCTTCATCCTGGCCAATGCTTACTCCCTGCAGCGCCGACGCACCAAAGCCACATTCCTTCTGTTCGCCACTTCACTGGTGGTCACAGACTTCATTGGCCACGTGATCCCTGGTGCCCTGGTTCTCCGACTCTATCTCTCCGGAGGTGTGCACCCTGAGAACTTCAACTCCTCCGATAGGATGTGTCAGTTCCTGGGTGGCAGCATGGTGTTCTTCGGCCTGTGCCCACTCTTCATGGGCAGTGCCATGGCAGCTGAGCGCTGCCTGGGTGTCACTAAGCCACTGCTGCACTCATCCCTAGTCACCAAAACCCGGACAAAGATCTGCCTGTCTGCCATCTGGctggcagctctgtgtgtgGCCATGCTCCCCTGCTTTCAGCTGGGCTCTTACGCCTACCAGGACCCAGGGACCTGGTGTTTTATCAAAGTGCTCAGTGACACTCAGGAGGTGGACGTGGCGTTTGTGGCGCTGTTCTCCAGTCTGGGTCTGACCTCACTGGCCGTGGCGCTGGTGTGTAACACCATCAGTGGACTGACCCTGGTGCTCGCTCGGCTCAGGAGGAAGCCCGGCTCCCATCACTCAGCAAAGTCCCATGACATAGAGATGGTGGTGCAGCTGGTCGGCATCATGGTCACCTCATGTATCTGCTGGAGCCCTCTGCTG ATCTTCGGCCTGATGTCGGTGATCCGCTCCTACACAGGAACTATTGCAGAGGACTTGTCCAGCTATAAAACCCTGATGGTGATGGGCGTGAGGCTGGCCACATGGAACCAGATTCTAGACCCCTGGGTCTACATCCTGCTGCGGCGCACTGTTCTCCGTAAAATCTACCTCATCGCTAAGTGCCAGGCAGGACTGAGGGGGAATATAATGGTCCGCTGGGAGCCCACCTCTTTTCCCAGTACAGAGAAGAATCAAGTCAAACAAGTTTGA